In the Synergistaceae bacterium genome, one interval contains:
- a CDS encoding PLP-dependent aminotransferase family protein, whose amino-acid sequence MFSHLDSSAHKTKNDSLYLQLHNNIEREIINGTLRPGDKLPSYRRTAQRYGINISTVIHAYEMLEETGIISIVQGSGCYVKALHRSHFFSEKIVLENFNKGQVFEQPLINFSSATPYIDIYPTHDFEEILIELAKSGLSKSFAYREAQGNYHLRQRLREYFEEQGVKTQPECIQILNGSQQGIDLLCKSIIDPSSVMLAENPSYTVALNTFTRAGATILSIPVNEEGMDIKSLERILEKRKIHFLYCMPVFQCPTSVCLSEANSFRLMELAERHNFLIIEDDCQSEIYFDEKPHALLKSRDTNDRVVYLKSFSKILMPGLRLGCMILPKKLVDRVVSAKFYSDISSPDLQQQCFERFLRKGKMSVYLEKLRAHFRKKYDLMKNLIEKSGVLRVRYVS is encoded by the coding sequence ATGTTTTCTCATTTGGACTCCAGTGCGCATAAAACAAAAAATGACAGTCTGTATCTACAGCTCCATAACAACATTGAGCGCGAAATCATCAACGGAACGCTGCGTCCGGGGGATAAACTGCCTTCTTACAGGAGAACTGCGCAAAGATACGGAATAAACATTTCGACTGTCATTCACGCTTACGAAATGCTGGAAGAAACGGGCATCATCAGTATTGTTCAGGGAAGCGGCTGTTACGTCAAGGCCCTCCACCGCTCTCATTTTTTCTCCGAGAAAATTGTGCTGGAGAACTTCAATAAAGGTCAGGTATTCGAACAGCCTTTAATCAACTTTTCCAGTGCGACGCCGTACATCGACATTTATCCAACCCACGACTTCGAGGAAATTCTCATCGAGCTGGCAAAATCAGGGCTTTCTAAGAGTTTCGCCTATCGTGAAGCTCAGGGGAACTATCATCTGCGTCAGCGGCTTCGGGAATATTTCGAGGAACAGGGGGTGAAAACCCAACCGGAATGTATACAGATATTAAACGGCAGCCAACAGGGGATCGACCTGCTGTGCAAATCGATAATTGACCCCAGCAGCGTCATGCTGGCAGAAAATCCCAGTTATACGGTAGCGCTCAATACCTTTACGAGAGCGGGAGCGACAATTCTTTCCATACCGGTAAACGAAGAAGGAATGGACATAAAGAGCCTGGAGAGAATACTGGAGAAAAGAAAAATACATTTTTTATACTGTATGCCCGTTTTTCAATGCCCCACCAGCGTATGTCTCTCTGAAGCAAACAGCTTTCGATTGATGGAACTTGCGGAAAGACACAATTTTCTTATCATCGAAGACGACTGCCAGTCAGAAATTTACTTTGACGAGAAACCTCATGCACTTTTAAAATCCAGAGACACCAACGATCGAGTCGTTTACCTGAAATCATTTTCAAAAATTCTTATGCCAGGATTGCGTCTGGGTTGCATGATCCTGCCCAAAAAACTGGTCGATCGGGTCGTTTCCGCGAAATTTTATTCCGATATTTCATCTCCCGACTTACAACAGCAGTGTTTTGAACGTTTTCTGCGAAAAGGGAAGATGTCGGTGTATTTAGAAAAATTGCGCGCTCATTTTCGGAAAAAATATGACCTCATGAAAAACCTGATCGAAAAATCTGGCGTGCTGCGAGTCCGTTACGTTTCA
- a CDS encoding DctP family TRAP transporter solute-binding subunit, which translates to MKKLIALMVVCSSFMFGISSSSAAPVVIKISNPVTENSTWYKGLLKFKEIIEEKTSGKYEVQIYNSDQLTAGNQTQALEMIQMGATDFDCRGMVIHTVLDDRFTVVNMPFILPDLETVDKILSGSGKEALFQFASENGLHPLALGESGYRQITSGPKAIRVPADMKNLKVRIPSMPMFFDLFEILGANPTTINMSEVFTALQQGVIDAHENPLDVSRSYKINEVQKYITLWNAVYDPILFCCSEQFWARLSDEEKTLFQNASYEALNYHKQLVRS; encoded by the coding sequence GTGAAGAAATTAATCGCTCTGATGGTTGTGTGTTCGAGTTTTATGTTCGGTATTTCCAGCAGCAGTGCGGCGCCTGTCGTTATTAAAATTTCCAATCCGGTTACCGAAAATTCAACGTGGTACAAGGGACTCCTCAAATTCAAAGAGATTATCGAAGAAAAAACCAGCGGAAAATACGAAGTGCAGATTTACAACAGCGATCAGTTGACAGCGGGAAACCAGACCCAGGCTCTGGAAATGATCCAAATGGGCGCCACGGATTTTGATTGCCGCGGTATGGTTATTCATACCGTTCTCGATGATCGCTTTACGGTGGTGAACATGCCCTTTATCCTGCCTGACCTTGAAACCGTCGATAAAATTCTTTCCGGTTCCGGCAAAGAGGCTTTGTTTCAATTCGCTTCCGAAAATGGTTTGCACCCCCTGGCTCTGGGTGAGTCCGGCTATCGCCAAATCACCAGCGGCCCTAAAGCCATCCGCGTTCCGGCGGACATGAAAAACCTGAAAGTCCGGATTCCCTCCATGCCCATGTTTTTTGACCTGTTCGAAATTCTTGGGGCAAACCCGACCACCATTAACATGAGCGAGGTATTTACGGCTTTGCAGCAGGGAGTCATCGACGCCCATGAAAATCCTCTGGATGTTTCCAGGTCGTATAAAATCAATGAAGTGCAAAAATACATCACTTTATGGAATGCCGTCTACGACCCCATTTTGTTCTGTTGCAGCGAGCAGTTCTGGGCCCGCCTTTCCGATGAAGAAAAGACTCTTTTCCAGAATGCCTCCTATGAAGCGTTGAACTATCATAAACAACTGGTTCGTTCGTAA
- a CDS encoding TRAP transporter small permease translates to MTVVKMLAYFVRHLEEIVIGLSMIVMIVINFGNVLCRYVINFSFGFTEELCVMLFILVSFMGAAMAARYRNHLGFDMLLEKFPPKMRKAVETATLVLTLALMGIMFYYGLSRCRNLYRYKSVSASMRIPEWIPGLIIPAGSIAIGIRTIQAYLEKYRRDKTR, encoded by the coding sequence ATGACCGTTGTAAAAATGCTGGCGTATTTCGTCCGCCACCTGGAGGAGATCGTAATCGGCCTCAGCATGATCGTTATGATCGTCATCAATTTTGGGAACGTGCTTTGCCGATACGTGATCAATTTTTCTTTCGGATTTACGGAAGAATTATGTGTGATGCTGTTTATTCTTGTCAGCTTCATGGGGGCGGCCATGGCAGCCAGATACCGGAACCATCTGGGATTTGACATGTTACTCGAAAAATTTCCGCCTAAGATGAGAAAAGCTGTGGAAACCGCTACTCTGGTTCTTACCCTGGCTCTCATGGGCATTATGTTCTATTACGGACTGAGCCGATGTCGAAATTTATACAGGTATAAAAGTGTCAGCGCCTCCATGAGAATCCCTGAGTGGATTCCAGGGCTGATTATCCCGGCAGGCAGCATTGCCATTGGTATTCGAACAATACAGGCTTATCTGGAAAAATATCGACGGGATAAAACGCGGTAG
- a CDS encoding TRAP transporter large permease: MTIILFGCFVLFVFLGMPIAICLGLSSVGAILYNNIQLVIVPNIMYSGTGKYSLLAIPFFVLAGVIMEKAGISQRLIKFASVMVGHIFGGLAIVTVLVSCFFAAISGSGPATVAALGPVLIPAMFNAGYEKDWAAALVANGGNIGIIIPPSVVFVIYGVLAEVSIGRLFTAGIIPGILFGAALIFCSLFSLRNETKLKTLSRATARERWKAFKDAFWGLMTPVIILGGIYGGFVTPTEAAGIAAVYGLLVGVFIYREIKLKDLWRLFVDAGISSAVIMFVIANASVFAWILTTSQLAARIAQNLIGLTNSSVLMLLLINLILLLAGCFLDTGSAMYIFIPILLPVVRHFGIDPLHFGVIATVNLAIGMATPPVGLDLFVACNISGVGLKEISYQTLRFVFSSLISLLLITYLPFLSTWLPEAVRVK; this comes from the coding sequence ATGACCATAATCTTATTCGGCTGTTTTGTTCTCTTTGTATTTTTGGGAATGCCCATTGCCATATGTTTAGGGCTCTCGTCTGTGGGAGCTATTCTGTACAACAATATTCAACTGGTGATCGTTCCCAACATCATGTACTCCGGTACCGGCAAGTACAGCCTTCTGGCTATCCCTTTTTTTGTGCTGGCTGGCGTTATCATGGAGAAAGCGGGAATATCTCAAAGACTGATCAAATTTGCCTCGGTGATGGTGGGGCATATTTTTGGCGGTTTGGCTATAGTTACCGTTCTCGTTTCCTGCTTTTTTGCCGCTATTTCCGGTTCCGGCCCGGCAACGGTGGCGGCCCTGGGCCCCGTACTCATTCCGGCCATGTTTAACGCCGGTTACGAAAAAGACTGGGCGGCCGCGTTGGTGGCCAACGGGGGTAATATAGGCATTATCATTCCTCCCAGCGTCGTTTTCGTCATCTATGGCGTGCTGGCGGAAGTGTCCATCGGCAGGTTATTCACAGCCGGCATCATTCCGGGAATTTTGTTTGGCGCTGCTTTGATTTTCTGTTCTCTGTTCTCCCTGCGGAATGAAACAAAACTGAAAACTTTATCAAGAGCCACTGCGCGGGAGCGCTGGAAGGCTTTCAAAGATGCCTTCTGGGGATTGATGACGCCGGTTATTATTTTGGGCGGAATTTACGGAGGCTTCGTCACCCCTACGGAAGCGGCCGGCATTGCCGCGGTATACGGACTTCTGGTGGGTGTTTTTATTTATAGAGAAATCAAACTGAAAGATTTGTGGCGACTGTTCGTTGATGCGGGCATTTCTTCAGCTGTGATCATGTTTGTCATAGCCAACGCTTCGGTGTTTGCCTGGATTCTCACCACCAGCCAGCTGGCAGCCAGGATTGCCCAGAATTTGATCGGACTTACCAACAGCAGCGTATTAATGCTGCTTCTTATCAATCTGATTCTGCTGCTTGCCGGTTGTTTTTTGGATACGGGGTCCGCGATGTATATTTTTATTCCTATTTTATTGCCGGTCGTCAGGCATTTTGGCATTGATCCGCTGCATTTCGGAGTGATTGCGACAGTCAACCTGGCTATCGGAATGGCTACTCCGCCGGTGGGACTTGACCTGTTTGTGGCCTGCAACATTTCCGGAGTGGGACTGAAGGAAATCTCTTATCAAACCCTTCGATTTGTGTTCAGCAGCCTCATTTCTCTGTTGCTCATCACTTATCTGCCCTTCCTCAGTACATGGCTGCCTGAAGCGGTTCGAGTGAAGTGA
- a CDS encoding LarC family nickel insertion protein — MRSLIHHKEGCLFLVQTDHLSGEDIGVAIGILYESGARNVQVIPTITKKNRPAYIFLIDASQAETENLEEAIVRELSVTGWHRLNSDHCYIPAKEMKRTFCVSTPGSSFSFVARAKWDEGAAQWRPEQEDCLSLRLLLKAGLVSLPGVIEIKRKLSAAFSSEEKEPSIEFGSRSA, encoded by the coding sequence ATGAGAAGTCTTATTCATCACAAAGAAGGCTGCCTGTTCCTTGTGCAGACGGATCACCTGTCAGGCGAGGATATTGGTGTTGCTATCGGTATTCTCTATGAATCCGGCGCGCGAAACGTGCAGGTCATTCCCACAATCACGAAAAAGAATCGACCGGCTTACATTTTTTTGATTGACGCTTCCCAGGCCGAAACGGAAAATCTGGAGGAAGCCATCGTGCGGGAGTTGAGCGTAACGGGCTGGCATCGCCTGAATTCAGATCATTGTTATATTCCGGCTAAGGAGATGAAGCGAACTTTTTGCGTAAGTACTCCCGGCAGTTCTTTTTCATTTGTCGCCAGGGCAAAATGGGATGAGGGAGCGGCGCAGTGGCGGCCGGAACAGGAAGATTGCCTTTCACTCAGATTATTGCTGAAAGCCGGACTTGTTTCCCTCCCTGGAGTCATTGAAATCAAACGCAAATTGTCCGCGGCGTTTTCTTCGGAAGAAAAAGAACCTTCTATAGAGTTCGGCTCTCGTTCTGCGTGA
- a CDS encoding DUF169 domain-containing protein: MSDICEEMNRMVSEYLRTATFPVAVKVYRKGESVPPECRAKAPLKDFGHRLAVCQAVTMARKLGSVIQLSKKDQACPLAQVILGYAEEPDFIKDGSVVYPLYVSNMEAAKRTQETTPKMPKADTGAILVAPLHRAAFEPDVIILYGNAAQIVRMVQGALYHEGGYIESRFSGRGACGGEITVPLTQQKCNVIAPGGGERVFALTSDEELAFAVPSSQFQSFIEGVIETHKGGVARIPTPIAGVNLEPRWPSTYEKLAAYMESQ, encoded by the coding sequence GTGTCTGATATTTGTGAGGAAATGAACAGAATGGTCAGCGAGTATCTGCGTACAGCAACCTTTCCGGTCGCCGTCAAAGTGTACAGGAAAGGGGAGTCCGTGCCGCCGGAATGCAGAGCGAAGGCCCCGCTGAAGGATTTCGGGCATCGACTGGCGGTTTGTCAGGCCGTTACGATGGCGCGGAAACTGGGCAGCGTGATTCAGTTGTCCAAAAAGGACCAGGCCTGTCCGCTGGCTCAGGTCATTCTGGGATATGCGGAAGAGCCGGATTTCATTAAGGACGGCAGCGTGGTCTATCCTCTTTATGTCAGCAATATGGAGGCGGCGAAAAGGACTCAGGAGACGACGCCTAAAATGCCGAAAGCGGATACCGGCGCGATCCTTGTGGCCCCGCTGCATCGAGCCGCCTTCGAGCCGGACGTGATCATCCTCTACGGTAACGCCGCTCAGATCGTCCGCATGGTGCAGGGCGCGCTCTACCACGAAGGCGGGTACATCGAATCGCGTTTTTCCGGACGGGGAGCCTGCGGAGGCGAAATAACCGTACCTCTGACGCAGCAGAAATGCAACGTCATCGCTCCGGGAGGAGGCGAACGGGTCTTTGCTCTCACTTCCGACGAGGAACTGGCTTTTGCGGTTCCATCCTCACAGTTTCAGTCATTCATTGAGGGCGTTATCGAGACGCACAAAGGCGGCGTGGCTCGAATTCCCACACCCATAGCGGGCGTCAACCTGGAGCCCAGGTGGCCCTCCACCTACGAAAAGCTCGCAGCGTACATGGAGTCGCAGTGA